The DNA region GGCGGCGCCGGAGACGCACGAGCGGCTGATCACGGCGCTCGCGCGGCTCGGCGTGCCCGCCAAGGTGCAGAAGGGGGAAGACGCGCTGCTCCGGGTCACCGGGCGGCGCCGGCTCGCGCACGTCCTCGAGCTGATCGGGGACGCGCCCGCAGGGGCCGAGCCCGCTTGGCCGAGCCTGGTGCCCGTCGTCCGGGCCGTCTGACGCTCGTGAGTGATAATGACGGTTCTAACCGTCCCTGCCACTCACGAGGACGTGGCACCGCACTCACGTGATCGAAGCCGTAACTCGCGTGATCAGCGGCGGAACACTCGAGTGCGGCCTCCAGTCGCGCGAGTTACGTCCCTGAGCACGCGAGTCACGCCTCCGCCCACGCCGCGCCTGTGTTCCCAGTCCGTGAAGGCCTCCTTGAGGGACCCAGGGTCCCTCAAGGAGGCCTTCACGGACACGGTTGGCACTCGGTGAGGAGGAAAGGTCAGGGCTTCGGCGCCCGGCAGTTCGGGTTCGCGAGGTCGAGTTCACTGTGCGAAAGGCAGGAGGTCAGCTGGTAGGTCTGCTGCCCGTAGTTGATGCCCTGCCGCACGGTCACGTTCCCGGCCGCGTCGACCTCGCACGGGTTGTTCATCGTGCACCGCTGGCCGCTTTCGTTGCCGGTGTTGTTGACGCCGACGACCTTCCCGGTCGAGGTCTCGATGATGGGCGACCCCGAGGTTCCGCCGATCGTCTTGCACGCCGAGGTGTACCTGATCGAGTCCTTCCAGACCCAGTTCGCCTCGCGGAGTTCGTGCACGAAGCCGTCGACGTTGCAGGAGTAGATCTTCTTCCAATACCCCGAGACCACGTCCATCGCGATACCCGCCGACGGACGGGTGGACGAGAGCGTCAGCGGGGCGATGCCGTACCTCGACTTGATCTTGGCGTAGCTCGTGTCGAGCTGGTAGAGCGAGACATCGGTGTCGGTCATCGTGGCGTAGAGCAGCTTCTTCGCCTTGAGGGTGCCCAGTGACGAGCGGCCGTCCTTGGACAGCAGGCTGAAGGTCCGTGACGAAGGCTTGTCGACGATTACTTCCCCGGGGTCCGGGAAACCTTCTTGCAGGCAATGCCCGTTGGAAAGGACGAGGGCGGGGTCGTCGAGGCTCGCCTCGGGCGGTTTGACCACCGACCCGGAGCAGTTCGACAACGCCACCGTTCCGGCGAAGGTGGTCGTGGCCGCTTCCGCCGGTGCGGTTCCGACCAGGGCGGACGCGGTCAGCATGGCGAACAGTGTGCCGAGGAGTCGTCGGGTCACGTGGAGTCCTTTCGGGTCGGCGTGGACATCAAGTGAAGCGTTGGCGGGTGGGAGCCACCACCGTCGAACGGAGGGTGTTCACCCCGTCACGCGGGACCCCAGGCGGACGTGTCCGACATCACGTGCTAGGTGTTGAAAGGAAACATCGACGAGGTCAGCGGCGATGCGCTGGACACACGATCGGCGGCGTGTTGCACCACCTAGCCGTGGTCCTGGCGGTGCGAGCGTGCACACTGACGGGTCGAGAGGCGGCGCGAAGGCGCCGAAGATGAGCGGAGAGCAGGACAGCGTGGCAGGAGCACGGACGAAGAAGACCGCGGCGTCGGACGACGGCGCGGGCCGTCGTCGGCTGGTGATCGTCGAGTCGCCGACCAAGGCCCGCAAGATCGCCCCGTACCTCGGCGGTAACTACGTCGTGGAGTCCTCCGTCGGACACATCCGCGACCTTCCCCGCGGCGCGGCCGACGTGCCCGCCCAGTACAAGGGCGAGTCGTGGGCGCGGCTGGGTGTCGACGTCGACAACGACTTCAAGGCGCTCTACGTCGTCACGCCGGACAAGAAGTCCAAGGTCACGGAGCTGAAGGGCCTGCTGAAGGACGTCGACGAGCTCTACCTCGCCACGGACCCCGACCGCGAGGGCGAGGCCATCGCGTGGCATCTGCTGGAGACGCTCAAGCCGAAGGTCCCGGTGCGCCGGATGGTCTTCCACGAGGTCACCGAGCAGGCGATCCGTGCCGCGGCCGACAGCACCCGTGAGCTCGACGGCGACCTCGTCGACGCGCAGGAGACCCGCCGCATCCTGGACCGGCTCTACGGCTACGAGGTCTCGCCCGTGCTGTGGAAGAAGGTCATGCCGAAGCTCTCGGCGGGCCGTGTGCAGTCCGTGGCGACCAGGATCGTGGTCGAGCGGGAGCGCGAGCGCATGCGCTTCACCTCGGCGTCGTACTGGGACATCTCGGCGACGATGGACGCCGGCGCCGACGCGTCGCCGCGCAACTTCCCGGCCAGGATGATCGCCGTCGACGGCGCGCGTCTGGCCACCGGCCGTGACTTCGGCTCGGACGGGCAGCTCAAGGCTTCCAACAACGAGATCCGCGTGCTGGCCGAGGCCGACGCCGTCCGGCTCGCCGAGGCGCTGAAGAACCGCGACTTCAAGGTCGCGAGCGTCGAGGAGAAGCCGTACACGCGGAAGCCGTACGCGCCCTTCATGACCTCGACCCTGCAGCAGGAGGCGGGCCGCAAGCTGCGGTTCACCTCCGAGCGCACCATGCGGATCGCGCAGAAGCTGTACGAGAACGGGTACATCACTTATATGCGTACCGACTCCACGACGCTGTCGGAGTCGGCGATCTCGGCGGCGCGCAGCCAGGCGACGCAGCTGTACGGCAAGGAATACGTCTCGCCGTCGCCTCGCCAGTACACCCGCAAGGTGAAGAACGCGCAGGAAGCCCACGAGGCGATCCGTCCCTCGGGCGAGGTCTTCCGCACGCCGGGCCAGGTCGCGAAGGATCTGGACACCGACGAGTACCGCCTTTACGAGATGATCTGGCAGCGCACGATCGCGTCGCAGATGGCGGACGCGAAGGGCACCACGATGTCGGTGCGCATCGTCGGCACCGCCACCAGCGGCGAGGAGGTCACGTTCGCCTCTTCGGGCCGCACGATCACCTTCGCCGGGTTCCTCAAGGCGTACGTCGAGGCCGTCGACACCGAGAGCGGTGGCGAGGCGGACGACAAGCAGAGCCGCCTGCCGCAGCTGGTCAAGGACCAGGCGCTGACCGCGACCGAGCTGAGCCCGGACGGGCACACCACGTCGCCGCCGGCGCGCTACTCGGAGCCGAGCCTGGTCAGCAAGCTCGAAGAGCTGGGCATCGGCCGCCCGTCGACGTACGCGTCGATCATCAAGACCATCCAGGACCGCGGCTACGTGTGGAAGAAGGGTTCCGCGCTGGTGCCCTCCTGGGTCGCGTTCGCCGTGATCGGCCTGATGGAGCGGCATTTCGAGCGGCTGGTCGACTACGACTTCACCGCCGGCATGGAGGACGAGCTCGACCGCATCGCCGCCGGTGACGAGCACCGGACGCAGTGGCTGTCGAAGTTCTACTTCGGCGGCGACATGGGCGTCGACGGTTCCGTCGGCCGTCTCGGCGGGCTGAAGAAGCTGGTCGGCTCGGGCGTCGAGGACATCGACGCCCGCGAGATCAACTCGATCCCGCTGTTCAGCGACGCCGACGGGCACACCGTCGTCGTGCGCGTCGGCCGGTACGGCCCGTACCTCGAGCGTGAGGTGGACGGGACGTCGCAGCGGGCGAACCTGCCCGAGGACCTGCCGCCGGACGAGCTGACCCAGGACATCGCGGAGAAGCTCTTCGCGACGCCGCAGGAAGGCCGTGTGCTCGGCAAGGACCCGGTCAGCGGGCACGAGATCGTGGCGAAGGAAGGCCGCTTCGGCCCGTACGTCACCGAGCTCCTGCCCGAGCCGGAGCCGCTTCCCGAAGGCGCCACCGCCGCGCAGAAGAAGGCCGCGAAGGCGAAGCAGCCGAAGCCGCGGACGGGTTCGCTGTTCAAGTCGATGTCGATCGAGACGATGACTCTCGAAGACGCGCTGAAGCTGCTCTCGCTGCCGCGCGTGGTCGGCAAGGACCCGGAATCCGGCGACGAGATCACCGCGCAGAACGGGCGCTACGGGCCGTACCTGAAGAAGGGCACGGACTCGCGTTCGCTCACCACCGAGGACCAGCTGTTCTCGATCACGCTCGAAGAGGCGCTGAAGATCTACTCGGAGCCGAAGCAGCGTGGCCGGTCCGCGACCGCGAAGCCGCCGCTGAAGGAACTGGGCGACGACCCGGTGTCCGGTAAGCCGATGGTGGTCAAGGACGGCCGCTTCGGTCCGTACGTGACCGACGGCGAGTACAACGCGACGCTGCGGAAGTCGGACAGCATCGAGGAGCTGACCGCCGAGCGCGGCGCCGAGCTGCTGGCGGAGAAGCGCGCGAAGGGCCCGGCGCCCAAGCGCAAGGCTCCGGCACGGAAGACGGCGGCGTCGAAGACGACGGCCACCAAGACGACCGCGGCGAAGAAGACCACGGCGACCAAGGCCGCCGGGACCAAGACCGCGGCGGCGAAGAAGCCCTCGACCCGCTCGACGGCTACGAAAACAAAGTAGCTCTGAGCGCTATGAACGGGCCGTTCCTGGCAAATCTCGCAAGGAACGGCCCGTTCGGCGCTCGTCAGGAGCGAAGGCCCGCCCAGAAGCCGCACCGGTGATCGGCCGCATGAGCGACCGGACGGATCGCGTCCGGCGCGAGCGACAGCACGACATCCCGATCCCAGCGGGGTGACCCTGGCGAGTTCGGGTCACCCGT from Amycolatopsis sp. EV170708-02-1 includes:
- a CDS encoding serine protease, with protein sequence MTRRLLGTLFAMLTASALVGTAPAEAATTTFAGTVALSNCSGSVVKPPEASLDDPALVLSNGHCLQEGFPDPGEVIVDKPSSRTFSLLSKDGRSSLGTLKAKKLLYATMTDTDVSLYQLDTSYAKIKSRYGIAPLTLSSTRPSAGIAMDVVSGYWKKIYSCNVDGFVHELREANWVWKDSIRYTSACKTIGGTSGSPIIETSTGKVVGVNNTGNESGQRCTMNNPCEVDAAGNVTVRQGINYGQQTYQLTSCLSHSELDLANPNCRAPKP
- the topA gene encoding type I DNA topoisomerase; the encoded protein is MSGEQDSVAGARTKKTAASDDGAGRRRLVIVESPTKARKIAPYLGGNYVVESSVGHIRDLPRGAADVPAQYKGESWARLGVDVDNDFKALYVVTPDKKSKVTELKGLLKDVDELYLATDPDREGEAIAWHLLETLKPKVPVRRMVFHEVTEQAIRAAADSTRELDGDLVDAQETRRILDRLYGYEVSPVLWKKVMPKLSAGRVQSVATRIVVERERERMRFTSASYWDISATMDAGADASPRNFPARMIAVDGARLATGRDFGSDGQLKASNNEIRVLAEADAVRLAEALKNRDFKVASVEEKPYTRKPYAPFMTSTLQQEAGRKLRFTSERTMRIAQKLYENGYITYMRTDSTTLSESAISAARSQATQLYGKEYVSPSPRQYTRKVKNAQEAHEAIRPSGEVFRTPGQVAKDLDTDEYRLYEMIWQRTIASQMADAKGTTMSVRIVGTATSGEEVTFASSGRTITFAGFLKAYVEAVDTESGGEADDKQSRLPQLVKDQALTATELSPDGHTTSPPARYSEPSLVSKLEELGIGRPSTYASIIKTIQDRGYVWKKGSALVPSWVAFAVIGLMERHFERLVDYDFTAGMEDELDRIAAGDEHRTQWLSKFYFGGDMGVDGSVGRLGGLKKLVGSGVEDIDAREINSIPLFSDADGHTVVVRVGRYGPYLEREVDGTSQRANLPEDLPPDELTQDIAEKLFATPQEGRVLGKDPVSGHEIVAKEGRFGPYVTELLPEPEPLPEGATAAQKKAAKAKQPKPRTGSLFKSMSIETMTLEDALKLLSLPRVVGKDPESGDEITAQNGRYGPYLKKGTDSRSLTTEDQLFSITLEEALKIYSEPKQRGRSATAKPPLKELGDDPVSGKPMVVKDGRFGPYVTDGEYNATLRKSDSIEELTAERGAELLAEKRAKGPAPKRKAPARKTAASKTTATKTTAAKKTTATKAAGTKTAAAKKPSTRSTATKTK